One part of the Magallana gigas chromosome 5, xbMagGiga1.1, whole genome shotgun sequence genome encodes these proteins:
- the LOC105341854 gene encoding protein ABHD13 — MTKGQDDEESLIPKENDKSVTMGEKLKIIEFVMQIVFAVLSKFWKLCTSAGLILLLTFWYYGGVLTLVLLLIGGFGVFYNAQDLLLYYPEQPPQSRLFVDSPQRFNLRGENHFLPTRDGIKINAVLIKHSNPNAPTVVYFHGNAGNIGHRYPNVGDLHRYVGVNVLLVEYRGYGRSEGSPSESGLYLDSEAAMDFLISRPDINKDKIVVFGRSLGGAVAAWLASSKKYSPHIAALVLENTFTSLPDIAKSIFADLFILEYIPVFLFKNKYPTLERIQKITIPTLFLSGQGDKLIPPHMMSKLSSVSGSSVKKIVRFPGGTHNETWMSDGYYEAWLFFLQEVFNSKRTSGRHNVVDL, encoded by the exons ATGACAAAAGGACAAGACGATGAGGAAAGTTTGATTCCAAAAGAAAACGACAAAAGCGTTACTATGGGCGAGAAacttaaaattattgaatttgtTATGCAGATTGTTTTTGCGGTTTTGTCAAAGTTTTGGAAGTTGTGCACATCAGCTGGATTAATTCTTCTTTTAACTTTTTGGTACTATGGAGGTGTATTGACTTTAGTTCTTCTTTTAATTGGAGGATTTG GTGTTTTCTACAATGCACAGGATTTACTCCTTTATTACCCTGAACAGCCTCCTCAGTCCCGACTGTTCGTGGACAGTCCTCAGCGGTTCAATCTGCGAGGGGAAAACCACTTCCTGCCCACTAGGGATGGAATTAAAATCAATGCAGTGCTCATAAAACATTCTAATCCTAATGCCCCTACTGTGGTGTATTTCCATGGAAATGCAGGGAACATTGGACACAG atatccAAATGTGGGAGACTTACATAGATATGTGGGGGTGAATGTTCTGTTGGTGGAGTACAGGGGGTATGGGAGGAGTGAGGGCTCACCCTCAGAGTCAG GGCTGTATTTGGATTCTGAGGCAGCAATGGATTTTTTAATCAGTCGTCCAGACATCAACAAAGACAAGATCGTTGTGTTTGGGCGGTCACTAGGTGGCGCTGTGGCCGCCTGGCTCGCCAGCAGCAAGAAATATTCTCCACATATCGCAGCACTAGTCCTAGAAAACACCTTCACATCACTTCCAGATATTGCCAAGTCAATCTTTGCAGATTTATTTATTCTAGAGTATATACCCgtgttcttatttaaaaataag TATCCTACACTGGAGAGGATCCAGAAGATAACCATTCCAACCTTGTTTTTGTCGGGACAAGGAGACAAGCTTATACCCCCACATATGATGTCCAAATTAAGTAGT GTATCAGGTAGCTCAGTGAAGAAGATTGTTAGATTCCCGGGAGGGACACACAATGAGACGTGGATGTCCGACGGTTATTATGAGGCCTGGCTGTTTTTTCTACAGGAA GTGTTTAATTCCAAGAGAACCTCTGGGAGACACAATGTGGTGGATCTATGA